The proteins below are encoded in one region of Lactuca sativa cultivar Salinas chromosome 3, Lsat_Salinas_v11, whole genome shotgun sequence:
- the LOC128132964 gene encoding uncharacterized protein LOC128132964, which yields MRRKLEKEFFELKQGGMTVNEYETQFNQRERFATEYIPTEDEKIQLFMERLRHEIHDFIVNLDILSFDKVVDYARRREYDLEIRGSTLTIPKHPRTERTVLVPSIPPAQFVRSEPNKRNHSGQCKTDKESVVYYGCGETGHIKPACPRKDVTCYACSNTGHKKRFCPTLTSQVTGSQDSVNNQRILQLKRRRDFVVEIEGYNFLANLIPNTLPNFDIILCMDWLSKNHTELFCYKKMVYIPIEGGDPIYVYGEQRILKIISFLKARKFISKGCPIYPNVFPDDFPGLTPDRQVEFRIDLVPGAAPIAKNPYRLASTEKKEIMMQL from the exons atgaggaggaAATTAGAGAAGGAATTCTTCGAGCTTAAACAGGGCggaatgactgtgaatgagtatgaaactcaaTTTAATCAAAGAGAAAGGTTTGCTACAGAGTATATCCCAACTGAAGAcgagaaaattcagttattcatggagAGACTACGACACGAAATCCACGATTTCATTGTCAATCTGGATATTCTGTCATTTGATAAAGTCGTTGATTATGCTCGAAGACGCGAGTATGACTTAGAAATACGTGGTTCCACTCTTACTATTCCAAAGCATCCACGTACTGAAAGAACTGTTCTTGTTCCCTCTATCCCACCAGCTCAATTTGTTCGATCTGAACCTAACAA AAGGAATCATTCTGGCCAATGCAAAACAGACAAGGAATCTGTTGTCTATTATGGATGTGGAGAAACGGGTCACATAAAGCCAGCTTGCCCAAGGAAGGATGTTACTTGCTATGCATGTAGTAATACTGGCCACAAGAAGCGTTtctgccctactcttactagCCAAGTGACGGGAAGTCAAGATTCTGTTAACAACCAAAGaatactccaactaaaaaggaggag GGATTTTGTTgtagaaattgaaggctataattTTCTTGCTAATCTGATTCCTAACACCTTGCCCAACTTCGATATTATTCTCTGCATGGATTGGTTATCTAAGAACCACACAGAACTCTTTTGTTACAAAAAGATGGTATACATTCCTATTGAAGGGGGAGATCCTatttatgtctacggtgaacaaagaaTCTTAAAAATTATCTCTTTCCTCAAAGCTCGTAAATTTATATCAAAGGGGTGCCCTATCTATCCTAATGTTTTCCCCGATGATTTTCCTGGACTTACTCcggataggcaagtagaattccgaattgaccttgtgcctggtgctgctccGATTGCAAAGAATCCTTATCGACTTGCGTCTACTGAGAAGAAGGAAATCATGATGCAACTATAG